atataaaactatattatTAAATCTATATAAATCTATAAATCTATATTAGTTGATATAAATATACCCTATATGCAgataatatatatagatatatacatatatatacacgcaCATAATTAGATATGCATACCATACTAACACCAAGCTCGTATGATATATAACCGGCTGGAGCGACCCAACAAACTGTAGATAATGGTCTGATGAATCCGAAATCATAAGTACCAAAACATTTCCAACCAATTAAATTCTGAACGGGAAAAGACAGGATGTATAAGATGATTCAAAACTGACCGTGTGAAAATACGCCAAAGTATACTAAGACGAAGCACAATTCGAAGAGTTGAAGTAACAATAGCAGCAGCTCCTTGAGTCCCTGTCATATTCGTGTCAATTCTCTATATAATCTTCAGCATGTCGAAGTCAATTGGTGGTAATACTGAACTAAGCACTATAAGCTTTATAAAAGGCTGATGTGGAAGTGTGTAACGACCTTTTGAGGTTCCACAGTGGCACTATGTTGACCAGCCAATCTGATTGAAACAATAGTAGGCATGAAAGCGTATGACCCCCCCTCCCCCCTACAAAACGACAGATGGCAAACGTGTCAAAATACGTGTTTGTGTCAATACTAATAAGTTGATGTTATGGAAGTTGAGTATCAGGAGCGCATACATTTATAAATGAacattattaaatatatataaagctATAAATTTATATCAATGTATATACATATCCCCTGTATGAAgagaatatatatacatacatgcacatattTAGATATGCATACCAAGGTAAAATCAAGCTCTTATGATGTATAACCGTTTAGAGCTGCCAATGAAACTGTAGGTAGTGGTCGCATGAATCTGAATCTATAAAACAGAAACATTTCCAGCCAATTAAATTCTTAATTGTAAAAGATAGAATATGTAAGATGATTCAAAACTAACCGTGTGTCATTACGCCAAAACCAAGTAAAACGAAGCACAATTTGTAGATTTGAAGTAACAATAACAGTAGTTTCTTAAGCCCCTCTCATAATCCTCTAAATTTTCTATATAAGCATCAACATGTGGGAGTCAGTTGGATGTAATATTGAGCGAAACACCATAAGTTTTATAAAAGGTTGATGTGCAAGGTTGTAACCACTTTTTGAGGTTCCACGGTGTCGCTATATTGACCTGTCATAATGATTTAAACAGTAGCAGGCACGAAAGACTATGACACCCCCATCCACAAAACGACAGATGGGAACCGTCTCGAAATACGTGTTTGTGTCAATGTGTTCAAACCAGCTACAATCAACAGTTTTTGGATCAGCGTTGTTTTTCCAGCCTAAAATAGACAAATAAACCAACCATCCCATGTCCCTGAATAAAATTAAGATAAGCTAAGAAATATCAAAGAGTATGAGTTTTCAAAATGTAGTGGAAGGTGTAAACACTTACATTCCCACCACTTGTGGCACAAAAGTAGCTGGTGCGCTATCGTTATTGGCAGGCTATGTAGAATGTAGTTGTCAGCTGGTGTGTTTGGAGCGGAGCAAAAAAAAAGTGTTTAGGACATGCATTGCTTATTATGTTGGATTAACGGCAATAAAGATGATAAAACCTGCTTGCCATAATCTGAGGCAAGCCAATGTCAACACATATAGTACCCTGCAAAATCTTAAGGAAGCATGTAAAACAAATCTTTTTACGCATAATTAGCAACAATCTATATACATATCCCCTATATGcagataatatatatatagacGCACATATTTATATATGCATACCTAGGGCATGCCTACCTAGGGCAAATCAAGCTCATACAATCCAACCTCAACACATTTAGCAACCTTCAGGGTCAACGATGTCGCTATATTGACCACCCAAAATGATTGAAATAGTTGCGGGCACGAAAGCGTATGCCCCCCCCCCCAAATGACAGTTGGCAACCGTGGCCCAATATGCGTTTGCGTAAATGTGTCCAAACCAGCAACAAACAACAGTTTTTGAATCATCGGTGCCTTTTCCacctaaaatataaaaaaaaacccaatcAGCACATGTATCGGAATAAGATCAACAAACAAAAAACTAAGAAATTAAAAAGACTATtagttttcaaaattttcaaggaAGCTATAAAGAATTACATTCCTACGACCTGTGGCGCATGAATAGTTGTTGCGGTGGCGTTACTGGAAGAATACGGGGATAGTTTGTCGTTGGAGGGCAGATGCGTAATACTCAACGTGGTACGTACATAGTTGTTGTGGCTGGGGCAGAACAAACAGAAAATATGGGTTTAGGGTGTGCATAAATTATTATGTTGGATTAACAGCAATAAAGGCGATAAAAGTTTCTTGGTGGTCTAAAAGATTACGGTATGGCAAGTATTGTTTATTGTGTCTCATCTGATGTCGCCAAATTGTTAAACGTCTCTTTATAAACGATGTTTCTGGTATGGTTTTTCATGCTACCGTTGTCATCCCCGACGATGACAATCTTTAAACCTTCAGGTGTCGTAACCCTTGAAAGCGCGACATATAGCTGACCATGGCTAAACACAGGGCGAGGCAAATACAGACCAACGACTTTTAATGATTGACCTTGACTTTTATTAATGGTCATTGCATAGCATGGTTTTACTGGGAACTGGCGTCTTTTCATAATAAATGGCCATTTTGATTTCGTCGATGAAAGGGTTATTCTCGGTATTAATGCAGTATCTCCACGATTAGACCCAGTAAGTATTCTAGCCTTGATAACAAATTTCCCAAGGTCTGTTATAATAAGGCGGGTGCCATTACATAATCCTTGCGAGGGGTTCACATTTCTTAAAAGCATGATAGGGAGGCCTTCTTTTAAATGCAAAGCGTGCGGCGGCATACCTGACAATGTCAAATAATTAAAGAATTTAACTGGGCACATTTTTTTTGCCTGCAAATAATTTTTTTGTGCCGGGTaagggggaggggggggggttaccTGGGAATGTCAAAGAGTTTAGAAATTCAGACGGATAGAGTTGTTCCTATTCTAATACATCCGTGGACGCGCGACATATCTCATCAGAACTCTTGTAGGTCTTTGTGGTTCGTCTTAGTTGTGCAAACATGTAATCATTGATTTCGTCCGCATCTATATTGCGCGGGGTTAGTATTGCTCTTTCACACAAATAATCATCATCAACCTGCCTTTCTGTAAACGACGGGAAGACAGCGTTAACAATCGATTCCACAGGAAGGCCACAACCATCTACGATGAACCTGGTGGGTATCTCGATCCAGGTAGGCTCATCCTCCCCTTCTTTGGTCTTTGAAGGAACAATTCCATCGCCGATTTCTAACAACCATTTGTTGAAAAGTTGCCTATCCATGTCTAGCACACCTGCTGAGGTGTATTCGTTGACACGCATACTACGGTGGAGTCTGAAGAGTTTACAACTTTTCCACAGATACGATTTATTTATGCATGCCTGAACAACATCTTCTCTTTTTCCTTTTGGGATGACGGGCAGGATTTGTCTGAAATCACCACCAAGTAAAACAGGCATGCCACCAAACACGCGTTCCCTGTTTGCGTGGGCAGGAAACCCCAAGATATCTCTAAGTGTTTTATCAAGCGCTTCAAAAGCATATTTTTGCATCATTGGTGCCTCGTCCCAGATGATTAACCTTACCTCTTGTAATAGGTGTGCCAAATGGGTATTTTGTTTGATGGCACACGTGCTATTTTGAAGTAATTCTAAAGGGATAGCGAAGCGGCTATGAGCTGTCCGACCACCGGGTAACAGAAGGGACGCGATACCTGATGTGTAGAGATAGATAAAGTGAGTAAAAAATAGAGTTGCGTACGTGACCACATACATCATGTTGCATAAGAATAATAATACAACATTCCAGAATTATTTTTTTACCTGAAGATGCAACCGCAAGGGCAATCATGCCCATAGATCTTAAGCGTGACAGAATGGCTTTGTACAGGAACGTCTTGCCTGTCCCACCCGGACCATACACGAAATAGAACCCGCCTTTTCGAGTGGTAACAGATTCAATGACTGTGTCGTATATGGCCGTCTGTTCCGTGTTCAGTGATGCATATAATCGATCGTGTTCGTCTGTTATCTTTTTTTTATTGTAACTCAACTCTTCCCTAATTAGACGATTATCCATCTTATCGAGGAGCGACGTATCCGGCTGAGGCATATCTG
This genomic stretch from Helianthus annuus cultivar XRQ/B chromosome 8, HanXRQr2.0-SUNRISE, whole genome shotgun sequence harbors:
- the LOC110869646 gene encoding ATP-dependent DNA helicase PIF1-like; the encoded protein is MPPHALHLKEGLPIMLLRNVNPSQGLCNGTRLIITDLGKFVIKARILTGSNRGDTALIPRITLSSTKSKWPFIMKRRQFPVKPCYAMTINKSQGQSLKVVGLYLPRPVFSHGQLYVALSRVTTPEGLKIVIVGDDNGSMKNHTRNIVYKETFNNLATSDETQ